In Nitrospiraceae bacterium, the following are encoded in one genomic region:
- a CDS encoding ABC transporter substrate-binding protein yields MTNSATSYSPVRDQGRPFLQHAAAWVVLCWCWLTLSTTAFAAEVVILKSSDIAAYDQAIAGFKSSLGGSVTLSEYDLEGDLEKGRKLARKIRASDPALVLAIGLKAAKAAQLEIVDIPVVYAMVLDPAKYGLTTRNMTGVLLEVPLERQLALIRSVLPNVKRIGTLYDPSKTAGTIDEVRRLVKPNGTDLLSSQIGSEREVPSALRNLLPSVGALWLMPDSTVLSEESLRFILNTSLEEHVPVIGFSKEFARSGALLCLSVNYTEIGRQAGQITQRLLDGHLALPLKPAPPDRLELSINLKTAKYLGIDIPKEIESKADELY; encoded by the coding sequence GTGACCAACTCAGCGACTTCATACTCGCCTGTTCGGGATCAGGGACGCCCATTCCTACAGCATGCAGCCGCATGGGTGGTGTTGTGCTGGTGCTGGTTAACCCTTTCGACAACGGCCTTTGCCGCCGAGGTCGTCATTCTCAAATCGTCCGACATTGCGGCCTATGATCAGGCGATCGCCGGCTTCAAGTCCTCTCTTGGAGGCTCCGTCACCCTCTCCGAATATGATCTGGAGGGCGATTTGGAGAAAGGACGGAAACTAGCGCGCAAGATCCGCGCTTCAGATCCGGCACTGGTCCTCGCCATCGGGCTGAAGGCCGCAAAGGCGGCGCAACTGGAAATCGTCGACATTCCGGTCGTGTATGCCATGGTGCTCGACCCGGCCAAGTATGGCCTGACCACGCGCAACATGACCGGGGTGCTGCTTGAGGTACCGCTGGAACGGCAACTGGCCCTTATCCGTTCAGTCCTGCCCAACGTCAAACGGATCGGTACGTTGTACGATCCGTCCAAGACGGCCGGAACCATCGACGAGGTCAGACGCCTGGTGAAACCCAACGGGACGGACCTGCTGTCCAGCCAAATCGGCAGCGAACGCGAGGTACCCTCGGCGCTTCGCAACTTACTCCCCTCCGTGGGGGCCCTCTGGCTGATGCCTGATTCCACGGTATTATCGGAAGAATCGCTACGATTCATTCTCAACACCTCGCTGGAAGAGCATGTTCCGGTCATCGGGTTTTCCAAGGAGTTTGCACGGAGCGGGGCACTGCTCTGTCTGTCCGTCAATTACACGGAGATCGGTCGGCAGGCCGGGCAAATCACCCAGCGACTCTTGGACGGCCACCTGGCGCTCCCGCTCAAGCCGGCTCCACCCGACCGCCTGGAACTGAGCATCAATCTGAAAACGGCCAAGTATCTCGGAATCGATATTCCCAAGGAGATCGAGAGCAAAGCAGATGAGCTCTACTGA
- a CDS encoding response regulator, with translation MSCEIHVPRGQREGRILLADDEDAIRKSVRLALLQAGYEVVEASDGRQAASALREGDNPLMVDAIVCDIRMPHIDGVDAIVFFRSEFPSIPIVVLTGYPDFELAISLMKLGVRDYLVKPVLKRDLLRVLKNAVEDHVLFKDQFVA, from the coding sequence ATGAGTTGTGAAATCCATGTGCCCCGGGGGCAACGGGAAGGGCGAATTCTCCTCGCAGATGACGAGGATGCCATTCGCAAATCAGTCAGGCTGGCCCTTCTCCAAGCGGGCTATGAAGTCGTCGAAGCTTCGGACGGTCGGCAGGCGGCGTCAGCCCTCAGGGAAGGCGACAACCCCTTGATGGTCGATGCGATTGTCTGCGACATCCGCATGCCTCACATCGACGGCGTCGATGCGATTGTCTTCTTTCGCTCGGAGTTTCCATCGATTCCCATCGTGGTCCTGACGGGCTATCCGGATTTCGAGCTGGCTATCTCGTTGATGAAACTGGGGGTGCGGGATTATCTGGTCAAACCAGTGCTGAAGCGGGACTTGTTGCGGGTGCTGAAGAATGCCGTCGAAGACCACGTCCTGTTCAAGGATCAGTTCGTGGCGTGA
- a CDS encoding 2OG-Fe(II) oxygenase: MSRAVAGTVAEAVDRAIAALDVERLQREYWDQNEFLYIKEFLPRDLVDSVLVPDAHAVKTDLNRNYIPGHKKGGSVSYYTVIEKAPQFLEIYRSGAFRNFLNRLTKVTLLLCPDNDPHSCALYYYTEAGDHIGYHYDTSYYKGARYTILMGLLDHSKQCRLVADLYKDVPGKQPIHMEFATAPGDLVIFNGDKLWHAVTPLGEQEERIVLTMEYVTNPDMGAFKRLYSNLKDSFAYFGLRAVFKRAYTPGVKS; this comes from the coding sequence ATGAGCCGGGCGGTGGCGGGAACGGTAGCGGAAGCGGTGGACCGGGCGATTGCAGCTCTCGACGTCGAGCGTCTTCAGCGGGAGTATTGGGACCAGAACGAATTCTTGTACATCAAGGAATTCTTGCCTCGGGATCTCGTGGACTCAGTGCTCGTGCCGGACGCGCATGCGGTGAAGACCGATCTGAACCGCAACTACATTCCCGGTCACAAAAAGGGCGGGAGCGTCAGCTACTACACCGTCATTGAAAAGGCCCCCCAATTCCTCGAGATCTATCGATCGGGCGCCTTTCGGAATTTTTTGAATCGGCTTACGAAGGTCACTCTGCTCCTGTGTCCGGACAACGATCCCCACAGTTGCGCCTTGTACTATTACACGGAGGCGGGTGACCACATCGGGTACCACTATGACACGTCCTACTATAAAGGGGCGCGCTATACGATCCTGATGGGATTGCTCGACCATTCGAAACAGTGCCGCCTGGTGGCCGATCTGTACAAGGATGTGCCCGGCAAGCAGCCGATTCACATGGAGTTCGCCACCGCGCCGGGGGACTTGGTGATTTTCAACGGCGACAAACTCTGGCACGCGGTGACGCCGCTCGGCGAACAGGAAGAGCGAATCGTCCTGACCATGGAGTATGTTACGAACCCGGATATGGGCGCGTTCAAGCGGTTGTATTCGAACCTCAAAGACTCCTTCGCGTATTTCGGCCTTCGCGCGGTCTTCAAGCGGGCCTATACCCCGGGCGTGAAATCCTGA
- a CDS encoding PAS domain S-box protein encodes MHAAPILVIDDDPDIRESLGDMLSHEGYDVQTAQSGSTALELAKAEHYAAVLLDIQLPDIDGLSVLKVLMELDPDLPIIIVTGNATTENTVGSLSKGAFAYLTKPYNSQELKAVVRRAVSMKGLVDRAEQVEHALYASEARFRALVESATDAIILADQSGHMIWWNGAAERMFGYAKHDALGHSLGLIMPERYRIPHESGLKRITEGEPGKLLGRTAELVGRNKDGREFPIELSLASWRTAEGTFFSGMIRDISQRKQAEEAILRLSHRNALILDSAAEGIFGMDQAGKITFINLTGARLLGASAEELIGCQVWPFVRSAGPPNESGELPALPLYSALRDGTVHRIQNDEFLRLDGQTLPVEYVTSPIREQGRVVGAVVVFQDISERKRAEERQHAQLAVSHILAQSDHLEAALPALLPVIAELGAWDLVLFWQRASSQSPLSCIATWTRPTHDLADFVSLCRRTTFPSGLDLPGSAIRGGLPLWISDVLSAPQFTRTPTASRLGLHTACAIPIVTVEGPDAVLELFAEDARKADGAVLQTLIDTGMKLGQFLNRAKAGQAVRASHEMIQGLLTNLPIAMLLCDRHQRIQYANALAHEYFSSSCGTLSGRMIKDALDFRQETRQQLTEVWSSLCAEDKATSPEQECKLGTRVFRYRLFAVPASPDVDPQVGILLWDITEHQQLQEQLAQAEKLSSLGTLVSGMAHEINNPAQAILSMAELIQDENDPAAIREFATDIVQYARHVSTVVRDFASYARSSSRDADTEVDLAERLLEAVKMVRRAPYFGYIDVVTEFKNPALLLARKGEIDQVFVNLIGNAAQAMNGAGRLTLSTCLVDSRIEVSIADTGSGIPTQILPRIFDPFFTTKEPGKGTGLGLSIVHKIVTKYEGRITVESEEGRGTTFRLQFPSLPETGGAS; translated from the coding sequence ATGCATGCCGCACCCATCCTCGTCATCGACGACGACCCGGATATCAGAGAGTCCCTAGGGGACATGCTCTCGCACGAGGGCTATGACGTCCAGACCGCCCAATCCGGTTCCACTGCGCTGGAACTAGCCAAGGCCGAACACTACGCCGCGGTCTTGCTCGACATTCAATTGCCGGATATCGACGGCCTCTCCGTCCTCAAGGTTCTGATGGAATTGGACCCCGATCTCCCCATCATTATCGTGACCGGCAACGCCACGACGGAAAATACGGTTGGTTCCCTGAGCAAGGGGGCATTCGCCTACCTGACCAAACCCTACAATTCGCAAGAGCTGAAGGCGGTGGTCCGTCGAGCTGTATCGATGAAGGGGTTGGTCGACCGCGCAGAACAGGTCGAGCACGCGCTCTACGCGAGTGAAGCTCGTTTCCGCGCCCTCGTCGAATCCGCGACCGATGCCATCATCCTGGCGGATCAGAGCGGACACATGATCTGGTGGAATGGAGCCGCCGAACGCATGTTTGGGTACGCCAAACATGATGCCCTCGGGCACAGTCTCGGTCTCATCATGCCCGAGCGCTACCGCATACCACATGAGTCTGGGCTGAAACGCATTACCGAAGGTGAACCGGGGAAACTATTGGGACGGACGGCCGAACTTGTCGGCAGGAACAAAGACGGACGCGAGTTTCCCATCGAACTGTCGCTGGCCTCCTGGCGTACCGCAGAGGGAACCTTTTTCAGCGGGATGATTCGGGATATCAGCCAGCGGAAGCAAGCCGAAGAAGCCATCCTTCGGCTGAGCCATCGGAATGCCCTCATCCTGGACAGCGCCGCAGAAGGTATCTTCGGTATGGACCAGGCCGGTAAGATCACCTTTATCAACCTAACCGGTGCCAGACTGCTGGGTGCTTCGGCAGAGGAATTAATCGGCTGCCAGGTGTGGCCCTTTGTCCGGAGTGCCGGACCTCCGAACGAATCCGGCGAACTACCCGCCCTCCCTCTCTACTCCGCCCTCCGTGATGGGACCGTCCATCGCATTCAGAATGATGAATTTCTCAGGCTCGATGGACAGACACTTCCGGTTGAATACGTCACCAGCCCTATTCGAGAACAGGGTCGCGTAGTGGGAGCGGTGGTCGTATTCCAAGATATCTCCGAACGCAAACGTGCGGAAGAACGGCAGCATGCGCAGTTGGCCGTGAGTCACATCCTGGCCCAGTCGGATCACCTGGAGGCTGCGCTCCCGGCCTTGCTTCCCGTCATCGCTGAACTCGGCGCGTGGGACCTCGTCCTATTCTGGCAGCGAGCCTCCTCCCAGTCTCCGCTGTCCTGCATCGCGACTTGGACCCGCCCCACTCATGACTTGGCCGATTTTGTTTCGCTATGCCGTCGCACTACGTTTCCATCAGGACTCGATCTGCCTGGAAGTGCGATCCGCGGCGGCCTCCCCTTGTGGATATCGGATGTACTGTCTGCTCCCCAGTTTACGCGCACACCTACCGCCTCTCGTCTCGGGCTCCACACGGCCTGCGCGATTCCCATCGTGACGGTAGAGGGGCCCGATGCAGTCCTCGAGCTGTTCGCCGAAGACGCTCGGAAAGCCGATGGTGCTGTCCTTCAGACCCTGATCGACACAGGCATGAAACTGGGACAGTTCCTGAATCGCGCCAAAGCCGGGCAGGCGGTTCGCGCGTCCCATGAAATGATTCAGGGTCTGCTGACGAACCTGCCCATTGCCATGCTCCTGTGTGACCGGCATCAACGCATCCAGTATGCAAACGCACTGGCCCACGAGTACTTTTCTTCCTCATGCGGCACCCTTTCGGGTCGTATGATCAAGGACGCACTCGATTTCAGACAGGAAACTCGACAGCAGTTGACGGAGGTGTGGAGCAGCCTGTGCGCAGAGGACAAGGCCACGTCGCCAGAACAGGAATGCAAACTTGGAACGCGCGTCTTTCGATACCGCCTGTTCGCGGTGCCTGCCTCGCCCGACGTCGATCCGCAAGTGGGCATTCTGCTCTGGGACATCACCGAACACCAACAGCTCCAAGAGCAGCTTGCCCAGGCAGAGAAACTCTCCAGTTTAGGAACGCTGGTCTCAGGAATGGCTCATGAAATCAACAATCCTGCGCAAGCCATTTTGAGCATGGCGGAACTCATTCAGGACGAAAACGATCCCGCTGCGATCCGGGAGTTTGCCACCGATATCGTCCAGTATGCCCGCCACGTCTCGACGGTAGTGCGAGATTTTGCCAGTTACGCTCGGTCTTCGTCCCGCGACGCCGATACGGAAGTTGATCTTGCGGAGCGTTTGCTGGAAGCCGTGAAAATGGTTCGTCGCGCTCCCTATTTCGGATATATCGACGTCGTCACAGAGTTCAAGAACCCGGCCTTGCTCCTTGCGCGCAAAGGGGAAATCGACCAAGTGTTCGTCAACCTCATCGGCAATGCCGCGCAGGCGATGAACGGAGCCGGGCGCCTGACTCTGTCCACGTGTCTGGTGGATTCGCGGATTGAAGTCAGCATTGCGGATACCGGATCGGGAATACCCACACAGATTCTTCCAAGAATCTTCGACCCCTTTTTCACCACGAAGGAACCGGGCAAGGGCACCGGCCTCGGCTTGAGCATCGTCCACAAGATCGTCACCAAATACGAAGGCCGTATCACCGTGGAATCGGAAGAGGGGCGAGGCACCACGTTCCGTCTGCAATTTCCCTCACTGCCGGAGACCGGAGGAGCATCATGA
- a CDS encoding GAF domain-containing protein, translating to MSSTDRTTPSRIQDSPALGTARTLVHGRFISLRTKFVVFFSLIIIVACSTLSWYFVESKETAMHKRLRDLGTVLVKNLAHNVRYGIIIEERVILDQFIDGVMGVDEVVYVMITGAKGQVLAAKSKGKLESLSSPVRSPERPYFPRPDIAEGMIKAPPAEPLLTRLRLSGSGSVPVPEHEGLWSLFSTAARDETFYDVAVPVVRRSESRLESLALQDETTSKAVAPRSLPQAYGVVQIGLTEVPLQRELSSAIWNFILLTLAIITTGIILTILLARRIITPLRNLAAGARKVGEGDLSTFVLPTTQDEVGQLTSLFNLMTKSLQERDHAISSNLETIRRHVTQLTTLNQSSAAITSTLDLDRLLSSVLQLLIDNLGFTRMVLILWDREHGLATVGQIAGVPPAVEQAARRLEIPVRDDGGILAEMLIHGKPVLVSDVNQVAQRISAVALPLVRQVGMRSFVGVPLRSQQRILGYLGADRGEQVCSQEDLDLLMTIGSHVAVAIDNASAYTELEGLTQNLEQRVLGRTQELQSANERLQEHDRRRSKFVSVASHELRTPMTSIKGFVENMLDGLTGNLSDRQVHYLHRIRHNVDRLTRIINQLLDWSRLDVGRIEIKPEPLRLGEFAKDVVESFQTMADEKSIQLEVMPCDHSVVVQADRDKLEQILWNLVGNAIKFTAKGGRVTVHCQARDSRFAQLTIADTGCGIAAHELPKIFNEFSKVESSLPTSQGAQLGLFITKSLVRLHGGQIWVESTVGTGTAFTFTLPLVSVESSPKGL from the coding sequence ATGAGCTCTACTGACCGCACCACCCCATCCCGGATCCAGGATTCACCCGCGCTGGGAACCGCCCGGACCCTGGTCCACGGACGATTCATCAGTCTCCGGACCAAATTCGTGGTCTTCTTCAGTCTCATCATCATCGTTGCCTGCTCGACACTCAGCTGGTACTTCGTCGAAAGCAAGGAGACGGCGATGCATAAGCGCCTGCGGGATCTGGGCACGGTCCTGGTTAAGAATCTCGCGCACAATGTCCGCTACGGGATCATCATCGAAGAACGTGTCATCCTCGACCAATTCATCGATGGGGTCATGGGCGTGGATGAAGTGGTGTACGTGATGATCACCGGGGCGAAAGGGCAGGTCTTGGCCGCCAAGAGCAAGGGCAAACTTGAGAGTCTGTCGAGCCCCGTCCGGTCCCCCGAGCGGCCATACTTCCCTCGACCGGATATCGCGGAAGGGATGATCAAGGCCCCACCCGCAGAACCGCTGCTGACGCGCCTTCGATTAAGCGGCTCAGGCTCCGTTCCGGTCCCTGAACACGAAGGGCTGTGGTCCCTCTTTTCCACGGCAGCCCGAGACGAAACCTTTTACGATGTGGCCGTTCCAGTGGTGCGGCGCAGCGAGTCTCGACTCGAGTCTCTGGCATTGCAGGACGAAACCACTTCGAAAGCCGTTGCCCCGCGCAGTCTCCCTCAAGCCTATGGCGTCGTACAGATCGGCTTGACGGAGGTCCCGCTCCAACGTGAGCTCTCCTCGGCAATTTGGAACTTCATCCTGCTCACGCTTGCCATTATTACGACGGGAATCATCCTCACGATCCTCCTCGCTCGCCGCATCATCACACCCTTGCGTAACCTCGCTGCAGGGGCACGAAAAGTCGGGGAGGGCGACCTGTCGACCTTTGTGCTCCCGACCACCCAAGACGAGGTCGGTCAACTTACGAGCCTGTTCAATCTAATGACCAAATCACTCCAGGAACGGGACCATGCCATTTCCAGCAACCTGGAAACCATCCGCCGTCACGTCACCCAGCTCACCACACTGAATCAATCCAGCGCCGCCATCACCTCCACCTTGGACTTGGACCGGCTCCTCTCCAGCGTACTCCAACTCTTGATCGACAATCTTGGATTCACGCGGATGGTGCTGATCCTCTGGGATCGGGAACACGGCCTTGCCACAGTCGGGCAAATCGCCGGCGTTCCCCCGGCCGTTGAGCAAGCCGCTCGCCGGTTGGAAATCCCCGTGCGGGACGACGGTGGGATTCTCGCGGAGATGCTGATCCACGGCAAGCCCGTTCTCGTATCGGACGTCAACCAGGTGGCCCAGCGCATTTCGGCGGTCGCCCTTCCGCTAGTTCGACAAGTCGGAATGCGTTCCTTCGTCGGCGTTCCCCTGCGCAGTCAGCAACGAATCCTTGGCTACCTGGGCGCAGACCGAGGGGAACAGGTCTGCAGCCAGGAGGATCTGGACCTCCTGATGACCATCGGGAGCCACGTTGCCGTCGCTATCGACAACGCCAGCGCGTACACCGAATTGGAAGGACTGACCCAGAACCTCGAGCAACGCGTTCTGGGGAGGACCCAGGAGTTGCAATCGGCCAATGAGCGCCTCCAGGAACATGATCGCCGGCGCTCCAAATTCGTGTCGGTCGCTTCGCATGAACTGCGCACGCCGATGACCTCCATCAAAGGGTTCGTCGAGAACATGTTGGACGGGCTGACCGGCAACCTCTCCGATCGCCAGGTGCACTACCTCCACAGAATCCGCCACAATGTCGATCGATTGACCCGCATCATCAACCAACTGCTGGACTGGTCCCGTCTCGATGTGGGCCGCATCGAGATCAAACCCGAACCCCTGCGCTTGGGAGAATTTGCAAAAGACGTCGTGGAAAGCTTTCAAACCATGGCGGATGAGAAGTCGATTCAGCTGGAGGTCATGCCCTGCGACCATTCGGTCGTCGTCCAGGCCGATCGCGATAAGCTGGAACAAATCCTCTGGAACCTCGTCGGCAATGCCATCAAGTTCACCGCCAAGGGTGGACGTGTAACCGTGCACTGCCAAGCTCGCGATAGCCGTTTTGCGCAACTCACCATTGCTGATACCGGATGCGGCATTGCCGCGCATGAGCTGCCCAAAATATTCAATGAATTCTCCAAAGTCGAATCCTCTCTTCCCACCTCACAAGGTGCGCAGCTGGGCCTATTCATCACGAAAAGCCTGGTCCGCTTACACGGCGGCCAGATTTGGGTGGAGAGCACCGTAGGCACCGGTACTGCCTTTACATTCACGCTTCCGCTCGTCTCCGTAGAGTCATCCCCCAAGGGTTTGTAG